The Daucus carota subsp. sativus chromosome 2, DH1 v3.0, whole genome shotgun sequence genome includes a window with the following:
- the LOC108207200 gene encoding uncharacterized protein LOC108207200, with translation MDLDTLFDAAMAGDAAATAELEIEADRLYRFEETILHLQSEKGNTERVKFILRKFAHKNLLAKLSRYKHTALHLAIYEGQTEVAEVLIDAACDLPPPSDDDHNPKLTSFQAFVRQGDKDMDTALHAAVLRGNATIVKRLVEADPTDTHIQNNDGKTPMYIAVENGLNHIAEIISTTCKAPSLDGPDGSTVVLFKDSSGKSPGGTLFKIMDRYAFFVAAIAGDAYAIAKLETQADILNRGEETTNAKRVRVILREFAKKNLLAKLTSEKQTTLHLAAIYGHTELAEILIDAASYLHPSDNDNTQEDPTTSFQAFLRQSDLNEDTALHAAVKKGNLAIVKLLVEADPSDTHIQNDDGKTPMYIAVEQGLNSIAEVISTTCFAPSLLGPDCSTVVRDKNFDQAESPGGSLYKIMHKDALYAAAIAGDADAIAALEMHADKLDKYEETILHTESENGNTEEVRFILRKFADKNLLVKLNKYKQTALHLASCEGHTEVAEILINAAKHLPPPLDNDSSVTGFQSFLRRDDDEMDTALHDAVRKGNVALVKLLVEADPSDSHTQNSEGETPIFIAVKRGYYDIVKMICTTCTSQLDLDAPDLDGRAGRTTVLHILIKNLDKGSKEEGTAVIKLIIKAVKHANKHGTPDERSKRLMQFFTKTDEKRRMILELAVEEDHLDVVQLILAKNPAYHWPHRYPELIGIMPLIYRAMDMDKENNAMVNLLTRVYQNGVQSSKTANVHKMISAIDSRKEEYVLSLLNNRGVQDLVTFHDILGWTILHHAVYYEHNSIIGIIIEAQKTYGHGFRYPDRISTPFHVAVQKGYVSTMKLLLRLWPSSSSAYIDVDRNGRNILHLAALQSGKEMIRCILKYCPQMYKEFVNKKDDDGNTPLHLLICGGCFIPEFLKYQGLDIRIENEKRWIPRDMLYFQDQIVEDQVQIRIALDGIETDPTGDGKFSRFVLPSRRMRKDVILDRQAKLMIHEKYTGIKEDPDVIANCFADAIAGDPISKAVLRMKAYKLNELGETILHVESMKGEIENVRFIVSEFANKSLLGKLDRSKQTALHLAAQHGHTQVVEALIDAARLLPNDAHNQVTFLQDFIRQADVQNGNTTLHLAVVNDNVAIVKLLVEADSNDSHVRNHEGKTPIYIAAENGYKNIVKVICTACTALSLDGPSTGKTTALHSLMQNIDQEGTEGESDVIGMMVDAAKRWSSAQNASTADFEALFNRTDELGRTVLQIAVERKDVNAVRLILKEDPAYQPGGEMKRNGLMRLICKAIDDECSDDIITSLSQTYKAGIIHHDPKDVLALIRAIQDLDKDVVLSLLGKAQILATFTEDNGWTPLHYAVYYEFDVILDAMIKAQKDVGYPFVYKDMETTPFYVAIERGYTSTLVRLMELWPTLSSDECSPYTLVTQDSQNMLHMAAVARARATENRKDVADAIDNRKVFADSRKEMVQMELWPASSSDAYSPYTLIPQDGKNIHMAAAAHAAENRKVVAHVVDIVDSKKAAADNRKEMVQSVLKYCPNKYKDKILKQKDKNGDTPLHLLISHGCFIPALLKHEGLDTMARNKRDFTPRDMLYVEDATVVDQVHIKIALDEVLTSKSGWKLWGRRTEKKEDIWRCNKTPPSKRKEKDVKFEGEKKILEKQRTKDRKTYKMRTNTQILVTALTTTVTFTVGFTMPGGLHQSGEDDEGLVILSRKTAFNIFMVSDALALLMSTSSLFFYFLESMNEDLHQVSLLNASSTVLNILSISAMMVTFIAGTYVVLSGTPLLAIAICIIGSLFFLLILILWIMKIVFDRYKRNKD, from the exons ATGGATCTGGATACTCTGTTCGATGCTGCCATGGCCGGAGATGCTGCTGCCACTGCTGAATTGGAGATAGAAGCTGATAGACTGTACCGATTCGAAGAAACTATCCTTCACCTGCAATCAGAGAAGGGAAATACAGAACGTGTGAAATTCATTTTGAGGAAATTTGCACACAAAAATCTTTTGGCGAAGCTTAGTAGATATAAGCATACAGCACTTCACTTGGCTATATATGAAGGCCAAACTGAAGTGGCTGAGGTCCTCATTGATGCAGCTTGCGATTTGCCACCTCCTTCAGATGATGATCATAATCCGAAACTTACTTCTTTTCAAGCTTTTGTCAGGCAAGGTGATAAAGATATGGACACCGCCTTACATGCAGCAGTGTTGAGAGGAAATGCCACTATTGTTAAGCGACTAGTAGAAGCCGATCCCACTGATACACATATTCAAAACAATGATGGTAAAACACCAATGTACATAGCTGTGGAAAACGGGCTCAACCATATTGCAGAGATTATCTCTACAACTTGCAAAGCTCCGTCTTTGGACGGACCTGATGGTAGTACTGTGGTGCTTTTTAAAGACTCTTCTG GTAAGAGCCCTGGTGGAACTCTATTTAAAATTATGGATAGATATGCTTTCTTTGTGGCTGCCATTGCGGGAGATGCTTATGCCATAGCTAAATTGGAGACGCAAGCTGATATACTCAACCGAGGTGAAGAAACTACTAACGCAAAACGTGTGCGAGTTATTTTGAGGGAGtttgcaaaaaaaaatcttttggcTAAGCTGACTTCAGAGAAACAAACTACACTTCACTTGGCAGCAATATATGGACACACTGAATTGGCTGAGATCCTCATCGACGCAGCTTCATATTTGCATCCTTCAGATAATGATAACACTCAAGAAGATCCAACTACTTCTTTTCAAGCGTTTCTTAGGCAATCTGATCTAAATGAGGACACTGCCTTACATGCCGCAGTTAAGAAAGGGAACCTAGCTATTGTTAAGCTATTAGTAGAGGCGGATCCAAGTGATACACATATTCAAAATGATGATGGCAAAACACCAATGTACATAGCTGTGGAACAAGGGTTGAACAGTATAGCAGAGGTGATCTCTACAACTTGCTTTGCTCCATCTTTGCTCGGACCTGATTGTAGTACCGTTGTGCGTGACAAGAATTTCGACCAAG CTGAAAGCCCAGGTGGAAGCCTCTACAAAATTATGCACAAAGATGCTCTGTATGCAGCTGCCATTGCGGGAGATGCTGATGCCATAGCTGCACTGGAGATGCATGCTGATAAACTGGACAAATACGAAGAAACTATCCTTCACACAGAATCCGAAAACGGTAATACAGAAGAAGTACGATTTATATTAAGGAAGTTTGCAGACAAAAACCTGCTAGTCAAGCTTAACAAATATAAACAGACTGCACTTCACTTGGCATCGTGTGAAGGACACACCGAAGTGGCTGAGATCCTCATTAATGCTGCTAAACATTTGCCGCCTCCTCTAGATAATGATAGTTCAGTTACTGGTTTTCAATCTTTCCTTAGGCGAGATGATGATGAGATGGATACTGCCTTACACGACGCAGTTAGGAAGGGTAATGTCGCCCTTGTTAAACTATTAGTGGAGGCCGATCCAAGTGATTCACATACACAGAACAGTGAAGGTGAAACGCCAATCTTTATAGCTGTCAAAAGGGGGTACTATGATATAGTGAAGATGATCTGTACAACTTGCACTTCTCAACTTGATTTGGATGCTCCTGATTTGGATGGTCGTGCTGGCAGGACAACTGTTTTACATATTCTTATCAAGAATCTCGACAAAG GGAGCAAAGAAGAAGGTACAGCAGTGATTAAGTTAATCATTAAAGCGGTCAAACATGCAAATAAGCATGGGACCCCAGATGAGAGATCTAAAAGGTTGATGCAGTTCTTCACTAAGACCGATGAGAAGAGACGTATGATTTTAGAACTTGCTGTAGAGGAAGATCATTTGGACGTGGTTCAACTGATATTAGCGAAAAATCCAGCTTATCACTGGCCGCACAGGTATCCTGAGTTGATTGGTATCATGCCTTTAATTTACAGAGCCATGGACATGGATAAAGAGAACAATGCTATGGTCAATTTACTCACCAGAGTATATCAAAATGGAGTTCAATCCAGTAAGACTGCCAATGTGCACAAAATGATCTCTGCTATTGATAGCCGCAAGGAAG AATATGTCCTTAGCCTGCTGAATAATCGTGGTGTCCAAGATCTTGTTACCTTTCACGACATTCTAGGATGGACAATACTTCATCATGCTGTGTATTACGAGCATAATTCCATAATTGGAATCATAATAGAAGCACAAAAAACATATGGACATGGATTTAGATATCCAGACAGAATTTCAACTCCCTTTCATGTAGCAGTCCAGAAAGGATATGTTTCTACGATGAAACTTTTGTTACGGTTGTGGCCATCTTCATCTTCTGCATATATTGATGTTGATAGAAATGGaagaaatatattacatttagcAGCTTTGCAAAGTGGAAAAGAGATGATTCGAtgcattttaaaatattgtccACAAATGTACAAAGAGTTTGTGAATAAGAAAGATGACGATGGGAACACACCTCTTCACTTGCTTATTTGTGGtggttgcttcattccagaattcCTTAAATACCAAGGACTTGATATAAGGATAGAAAACGAGAAAAGATGGATCCCCCGTGACATGTTGTATTTTCAAGATCAAATCGTCGAAGATCAG GTGCAAATCAGGATTGCACTTGATGGTATCGAAACTGATCCTACAGGGGATGGTAAATTTTCTCGTTTTGTACTCCCAAGTAGACGAATGAGAAAAGATGTGATTCTTGATAGACAAGCAAAACTGATGATACATGAAAAGTATACCGGGATAAAAGAAGATCCTGATGTCATTGCCAATTGTTTTGCCGATGCCATTGCGGGAGATCCTATTTCCAAAGCTGTATTGAGGATGAAAGCATATAAACTGAATGAATTGGGAGAAACTATCCTTCACGTTGAATCAATGAAGGGAGAAATAGAAAACGTGCGATTTATTGTGAGTGAGTTTGCAAACAAAAGCCTTTTGGGTAAGCTGGATAGATCAAAACAAACTGCACTTCACCTTGCAGCACAACATGGACACACTCAAGTGGTTGAAGCTCTCATTGATGCAGCCAGACTTCTGCCTAATGATGCCCATAATCAAGTCACTTTTCTTCAAGATTTTATTAGGCAGGCTGACGTTCAAAACGGGAACACCACATTACACCTTGCAGTCGTTAATGATAATGTGGctattgtaaagctcctggtgGAGGCTGATTCAAACGATAGTCATGTTCGGAACCATGAAGGCAAGACTCCAATCTACATAGCTGCTGAAAATGGGTACAAAAATATAGTGAAGGTGATTTGCACGGCTTGCACAGCTCTGTCTTTAGATGGTCCGAGTACTGGGAAGACAACTGCTTTGCATTCTCTCATGCAAAATATAGACCAAG AAGGAACAGAAGGAGAGAGTGATGTGATTGGGATGATGGTTGATGCAGCCAAACGCTGGAGTAGTGCACAGAACGCATCAACTgcagattttgaagcattattTAATAGAACAGACGAGCTGGGAAGAACTGTCTTGCAAATTGCTGTGGAGAGAAAAGATGTCAACGCTGTTAGATTGATACTCAAAGAAGATCCCGCCTATCAACCTGGTGGTGAAATGAAAAGAAATGGTCTCATGCGTTTAATCTGCAAGGCCATTGATGACGAGTGTAGTGATGATATTATCACATCACTCTCTCAAACATACAAAGCTGGAATTATCCACCATGATCCCAAGGATGTGCTTGCCTTAATTCGTGCTATTCAAGACCTTGATAAAG ATGTTGTATTAAGTCTCTTGGGAAAGGCTCAAATACTCGCAACTTTTACAGAAGATAATGGGTGGACACCACTTCACTACGCTGTGTATTACGAATTTGATGTCATACTTGATGCCATGATAAAAGCACAAAAAGATGTGGGATACCCATTTGTTTACAAAGATATGGAAACAACTCCATTTTATGTAGCAATCGAACGTGGATATACTTCTACGTTGGTACGTCTTATGGAATTATGGCCAACTTTGTCTTCTGATGAGTGCTCTCCATACACACTCGTTACTCAAGATAGTCAGAATATGCTACATATGGCAGCTGTTGCTCGTGCTCGTGCTACTGAAAATAGAAAAGATGTTGCTGATGCTATTGATAATAGAAAAGTTTTTGCTGATAGTAGAAAAGAGATGGTACAAATGGAATTATGGCCAGCTTCGTCTTCTGATGCATACTCTCCATACACACTCATTCCTCAAGATggtaaaaatatacatatggCAGCTGCTGCTCATGCTGCTGAAAATAGAAAAGTTGTTGCTCATGTTGTTGATATTGTTGATAGTAAAAAAGCTGCTGCTGATAACAGAAAAGAGATGGTACAAAGTGTTCTGAAGTATTGTCCGAATAAATACAAGGACaagattttaaaacaaaaggatAAAAATGGCGATACTCCTCTCCATCTACTTATCTCCCATGGTTGTTTTATTCCCGCACTATTAAAACATGAAGGACTTGATACAATGGCAAGAAACAAGAGAGATTTTACTCCTCGGGACATGCTCTATGTTGAAGATGCTACTGTTGTCGATCAG GTGCATATTAAAATTGCCCTTGACGAGGTCCTGACTAGTAAATCAGGATGGAAGCTTTGGGGTAGAAGAACAGAGAAGAAAGAGGATATTTGGAGATGTAATAAAACTCCTCCAAGTAAACGAAAGGAAAAAGATGTGAAATTTGAGGGAGAGAAGAAGATATTAGAGAAGCAGAGGACAAAAGAtcgaaaaacatataaaatgagGACCAACACCCAAATACTAGTTACTGCACTGACAACCACAGTAACTTTTACTGTAGGATTTACTATGCCGGGTGGTCTCCATCAAAGTGGAGAGGATGACGAAGGACTAGTGATTCTTTCTAGAAAGACAGCTTTTAATATATTCATGGTCTCAGACGCACTAGCTCTACTGATGTCAACATCTTCATTGTTTTTCTACTTTCTTGAATCGATGAATGAAGATCTCCACCAAGTATCACTGCTTAATGCTTCATCAACTGTGCTGAACATTCTTTCTATTTCGGCAATGATGGTGACTTTTATTGCAGGAACGTATGTGGTCTTATCCGGCACACCACTTCTTGCCATAGCCATTTGCATTATCGGTtctctcttttttcttcttattcttattctatGGATCATGAAGATAGTATTTGACCGTTACAAAAGAAATAAAGATTGA